A genomic region of Glycine max cultivar Williams 82 chromosome 15, Glycine_max_v4.0, whole genome shotgun sequence contains the following coding sequences:
- the LOC100807790 gene encoding uncharacterized protein encodes MPKRDRTKKTAKATESVPEPQPQLQPPQFIDLEIQAMERQIGAIRAVRDVEIEHLLTELRFLRSRFSSEELRKPVLQVFEETLPNLAVVNDERSKKLEVKWRETEGCNDGVDLHASLLQRLSMASIPRFPGFEYSTNEGRMSFIGADDLHFKDIALEEPSDTQTLAVQEGLQTPGVTSQRLSVGMTPKTLRLPKPGEMLLSVHGSPLGVYKDNNMEAIHESEEG; translated from the exons ATGCCGAAGCGTGATAGAACCAAGAAAACCGCGAAAGCAACCGAATCAGTACCCGAACCTCAACCTCAACTGCAGCCACCACAATTCATCGACCTCGAAATCCAAG CGATGGAGCGACAAATTGGCGCGATCAGGGCGGTTCGCGACGTGGAGATCGAGCACCTGCTCACGGAGCTGCGGTTCCTGCGCTCGCGGTTCAGCAGCGAAGAGCTCCGGAAGCCCGTGCTGCAGGTTTTCGAAGAAACCCTACCGAATCTCGCTGTCGTGAACGACGAGCGCAGCAAGAAGCTTGAAGTGAAATGGAGAGAGACGGAGGGTTGTAACGATGGTGTGGATTTGCACGCTTCTTTGCTCCAGAGGTTGTCCATGGCTTCCATCCCTCGCTTCCCTGGGTTTGAATATTCCACCAATGAAG GGAGAATGAGCTTTATTGGGGCTGATGACCTGCATTTCAAGGACATT GCTTTGGAGGAACCATCTGACACTCAGACTCTAGCAGTGCAAGAAGGTCTTCAGACTCCCGGT GTGACTAGTCAGAGGTTGTCAGTTGGGATGACACCCAAAACACTTAGGCTGCCCAAACCTGGCGAGATGCTTCTCTCTGTGCATGGATCACCTCTAGGTGTTTACAAGGATAATAACATGGAAGCCATACATG AGTCAGAGGAGGGTTGA